Within Tenebrio molitor chromosome 3, icTenMoli1.1, whole genome shotgun sequence, the genomic segment AAAAACAGCGTTATACAGGTTGGGCCGTATTACGAGACGTTTTTGAAGTTGTCTTTCACTAAAGTTGCGATTAAGGTATAAAACGATATAActttatgcaattataaccAGTGGGAAAGAGATGCATTCATGAGCATGTTCACCGCTGATACGGcccattgttattttttcagttACAACTTCTTAACCTTGCGTTAGATAAAATTGCGATTTTCACTACGGTATCCTAGATACCTTAACAATCGTTTCTAccaataatacaaaaaacagCGTTAATAGCTTAACGCTATTTTTCCACCCAATGCttcaattattctccggagttacacagtaagctttttcccgatttcatattgtcatattccgtggaggggaatagggagaatgcactacaaaaattaaaaatattttctaacctaattttatttcgttaaaatgtcagacgtttcttgtgtcattttctacgctggaaaaatgttgcaaacaattgaatttccataggttgctctaaatataaatttatttggagGCCCGTTATTTCTCCATTACAATCCAAGCAAATTTCCTTGTTTGACTGTTAATAACTTCATGAGCAGAGGATTAACAATAAATTGGTACTAGAATTTTTTTGCTTGTATTTCACCTCCTATTGCTACtttgatttgattgaaaaatgttcgatttaaaaaaaatctaagcGCTCGTAAACGTAGATACAGTTTTGTACACAACACGTGCAATGCTGCTATATAGGTACCTACATTATTATCGCATACATGATTACACAATCGTGGCCTACAGACCCTTGCAAATTTCACGTGCATGTTATAATAATACCTATAACAGACAAATGTTTTGTCATATGTTTATTTGTCAAAAGGTGCAGCGAAAAACTAAAAACATAATCGTGTATGAGCTATAATTTcatataaactttatttttaatattttcgaGTATTTTCTAGTAGTGACAAGCACTATACACATTCTTTACCGCTACATGTGACTGTGATGTAAACAAAACCTTGATCAAAATAGAATATAACATTACCACACgcaacacaaattttaatcactcaCTTTTATCTTGTGGTTTGGCGAAACTGGTAAGCGTTATATCTACGTAACTTCCATTTTTCGGAGGGTCTTTTTCTGGATATGGACTGATCACGGTGACATCGTGCCCTTTTTCTGCAAGTCCCTTCATCAGACTGCTACCCAAAATGTAGTGACTTCTGCCAGATGTGGGAAAAATTCCTAATATCCTTGCGCATTCCGTAATCTTTAATAACACGATTAACGAAATCAATgacaaaattttcattattattgtgAATTTAACAACAAGAATGGCGGCTCACAGGTTACACGCTCGACAATCAGCGGTGTTATGAAGTTTGAAATCATCACAGTATTTTAGCAATCATGGTGGGAGATAATAGTACTACGCATGTTTCTAAGATGTTATCTCCGATTATTTAGTTTACACTGTTGTACCTGAACTGTATCACTAATTTACTACTTGTCCTTGGACTTtcattattttgtaataaatttttataaaataattacttacaGAAAGAAATTATCTaaactttaaataaaatattaccattataaattaataagttttaaattagacaTTCATCAAAAACAGCAAGAAAAAAAGGGTAGGGAACAATCACATACATATGGAAACGTAATACATATtcatgtatgtatgtacttacatatttatgtatttCAACACGAattcaaatgaaaaacaaCTTGACGTGATTTGAATCGTTATCActtatcaattatcatttaTCATATTACAACACAGGACAAAAATGAATctattttagattaaaaaagtatgtatgtagtaagtaataattgtcagcATAACCTTTTTCCATTAGTCGATTCATTTTTTGATCAACTAAACTAAACATTGTGCCCTTAAGAATAATATAGTAGGTACACATACACAGTATTCAACAAATgtcgttaaaaaataaatatctttgtttattaattttttacattttttatctcactttcattttacaaactaccaaattattattttccaaataaaaatcACGTTGCTACAGGAGATGTAGAAATGTCCTATAATGTGGTGCAATGTTTACATAATAGAGTCATTTATTGCTGTTTCTTTCTACTTTTCATTGCATCATGCTTTTTTTGGCAATGATTAcatttgtaatattttacaaaCTTAAACGTACACTTAGTCAAcgaatataaaattataaaattaactaTAATAAAGCACACAATGTCTAACATGTACACCTCGAACCAATAAAGTTTCAAACTGGGAGCTTCAAAACGGATTCCCTTATGCCGAATCGTATGCTCAATCCAGTACATTGCCAAATCCAGTGGTTTCATAGCCCTGTCTCTCATTAAAGTGGACATCTTTTTcgcatttttggaaaatctgaAAATACATAATTCACATCGATTCAATCGATAACTGAAAGGAGTTTACCTTGGGTCATTAATGGTTTCGTTAATTGCATCGAATATTTTTCCTTCTACTAAATCTTGCAAAGACAACACGTTAGCAATTCCGATGCTGTTTGCTCGTGCCATGTTCATTTTCTGGTCGGCGAAAACCGGGATACCAACCATCGGGACTCCGCTAAAGATGGCTTCGGTAGTGCTCAATAGGCCACCATGGGTTATAAACAATTTCACGTTAGGATGAGCCAAGATGTCTCTCTGTTTGAACCATTTCGAAATATATACGTTGTCAGGTTTGTTGGGCAAATCTGCTTCGAATTTCCACAACACCTTTTGTTCAATTCTTGCAAAAGCATTGAAAATCCCTTGTACAGTTTCACTGGACAAATCGGAGCTTCTTAAGTTTGAGCCTAAACTGAACAAAATGGCTCCTCGATTGGCATTGTCCAGATACTGTTGAATGTCTTTGTCTAACGGATTTTGAATCACATGGAATCCTCCAATTTCTACCATGTTGTATGGTAGGAGAGCATTTTCAGAAGTAGTCACGTGTGAATTTAAGAGCATTAAACTTGCATTATTAATGATTTGGTCGAAATTGATGGGTTTGGGAAAATATTCTTCCAAATATTGCTTTTGTAGGGGGTAGTACACTAAATTGCGGTAAAAGTAGTCGAAAACTGTGCCAACTAAATTTCTGattctttggaaaaatttcaTCTGATTCGTATAACTTGTGTAACAAACTGCATTAATTGATGGCAGTACTGGATTTCCCATAAAATGCTTGTTCCATTCGGTGATACCCATAGAGCTGAATAATACCAGTGGAGCATTAAAATGGGCGGCAAAACCTTTCATTGCATCGttgaaaaattgttcaacGATAACTAAATCAAACTGCTCGTCCGAGTGCAACAATTCTTGTACGgctttatttttaagaatacTTTCGGTAATAGCATTTCCAAATACATAAGTTGCCATAATATTCGTAAATAGATTTGCCTTAtccaattcaaaaaaattaatacctaCAAACGAAAGTATATAGTAGTGGAGACCCATATTTATAAGttcgaaaattatttttcattttaaagttATTCATAGTTGTTTCAACCAATCATATTCCGTCACTTAACAATTAATACTAAATTTCAACtgggaaaattaatttaatcaaaattttgccaGACCGTATTGTCCAATGAAATCGCGAAGCTAGAGGgtttttaaatggtaaaaaTTTTGTCATAGCAATAGGTTTAATATGCCAACCAAATTAAACAGTCAAAGATTTGtctaaaatgttttgttttattcatgaaatagTCCTCCGAATACCATTCGTGTTCGTGGTAAAATTTTGTCTGGCAAAATTTTACGATCGATTTACTCGTGTTTGTTGACAATGTATGTCGTGACATTGGTCAAAAACCACTCGTTTGACAATGTCACACGATAAATTGCTATGCAACAAACTCTCGTACTATTacgatcaataaattttggacaccATTCTTctgtcacataaaaaaattactctaaatcatgctttattgaaattgtcacatgaatcttgaaattgttgtcaaatttatcgaCAACTTGTCAATATGCCACCCGTTTAAAATATtaggtttttaatttttttctgatgtctAACACGTTAACTCttgtgcaataaaaattcaagaaaataaataaaaaatttattacgttACGATGTTacgataaatttgaaaaaaaatcaagcgcGATGGAAAACAATGACAATGTCAAAGggataaatgtcatttaagtATTTAGGTCGTACTTTCATTCGTATTTTGAGAAACTAGTTTTGCTGTTTATTAATTGATTGATAACAATCAACTGACCGACATGCTGCAAGTGTTTTccgaatgaaataaaaatcgcaatcaagcGATACGTCTTAACGTCTTTACCCCATCCGTTTTCCTAACAGGGAACAGAGAAGTTCCAGAATATTTGACATTGTAATATttttcgtcgaacaaaaaaagatttttttattatacatatctgaatcataatctctgtttttgacactaaaattgGGCCCTTAAagcactaaagctttaaagtcgcttaggtaacaacaaattcacctacattttgaacaatgataaatacacatttatacacaatttataataaatatacaacaacaacaacaacaattgatcaTTTCGGTATCGATATCAACAATTAATGACAcggattacttcggaaaaggtatttcaatttaatttttttcttataattttcagattgtagtgcaggtacatataataaaaaagagcGTATGATACATGTGTATAAGGGactttattctattttagtcAATAATCGTCTTTATGTTCGACTGTGACAAATATAGATGGTTTATGACGTTATTTTGAGGCCATAATCTACCACTTTATCGGACTAGTCCAATATTCATTAttccaaataataaatacaactataataaataaagtcgcAAACCTGCTGTCATTCTACATTTATCTCATAGATgtcactgttatttttttgtaatttgaacaaataatgcagtcgaacataaaatattgtatgcaactcgtccATAATGATGCTTTATTGGACTCTTCTATTTATGGCCTCGCTCGCTGCGCTCGCTCGTCCATAAACTCGACTCGTCCAATAAAgcattacataaatagctaatatacgcccccaaatgagggcataaattggcctttatggcacagatctgtcaaaaatctgccaagcaacgtttggtttaattattcaaacaatgatatcaaacattattttattaaagaaaatcatacattatatacacagtaaccctaacaacatcaaaatagctaactaaatttgcatggacacaacttttagttgatttcctttaaggaatactaaatatttgtttgaatcttttagaaattataaaatagaatgaaatgtttatgtacTACGGGCATAATTGTGGATTATAGCCGTCGGGAATTTAAAAGCCCACGTTCCTCGGGCTTTAAACATTCCCTTGTGCCATAATCtcctgattatgcccttaatacataaataaatattaaagcacttgcgacgttaaaagcacttcgctacgcgtcgtgctcctaaactcgtcgcgcgtgctttaaaagcttccttataaacttgtatcataatatactatttcgaACATTGTCATGGGCCTATAATTAGGGATTTATCGCAGGTTCAAGTATTTACCACACTTACTTAATCAGTCTATATGTGCAGATCTTATAAATCACAAATCAATGACGTCTGAAATTCGACTCTGTAAACCAGTGGAGACACttgattttaaatacaaatcttgaaattaataattatttcgtTCGCATAAAAAGTGTAAAgaatcttttttgcaaaaattagaaaaattcttGTGTGAAACAcacaattttgaataacgtGTGAACATTTCGTTTGTTATACAAAATGAGGCATTTCCTATTTGATTCCATAAATACATAGCTATTTTctcatttacaaattattgtagagtctgaaaaaatgaaaatgtttgctATTGGAACTTTTTCGCTAAGCACTAATTTTCACTAAGTGAATTCAACCCTTATTATGTAAATCAGGAGACAATTTTTTGTGAAGGTTTATACTCTAGTACAAactagaaaatataaaaaatcaaCCCAAATTGTCTAAATAAAATAAGGCATCCTTCCTTTTAAGTGACGAACCGTTGTAACGATTCCCGTCGCGTCGGGAAACCAACTTTTACCTCACAAATACCAAAAGTGTTTTGAAACGATTAGagcataaaatttaaaaaagagatTTAATTATGGATTGGAGGTTAAAAACTTCACGATGGTGAGACCATGTGGTAACAGCTACAAGGGCACAATGCAAGAGAAATAAACGGAATGTGACAGACAGTACATTCTTGAcccaatttttatttagacgCCCCATTGCccatatttttcacaattaatcAAATAATTACCATCCGAATCTTCGGTTACGTCGTTCGGGTTGATTATCTTGTAGTTCGAAGAGGGATTATTAGGAGCATTCGGGCTGATTACTGTGACTTGGTGTCCTCGATTGGCGATTTCTTTCATCAAAACTTCCGCCAAAATATACTGACTGTAACCAGGGGCTGGGAATACACCTAAAATGTTTGCACATTTTACTTGCACGAGTAATAAGTTTGCGATAAACACGACGAGTTTCATTCTAAGCACCCAGTTCACTGACTGGCACTTTTGTTGTAAGCGGTACTTATTCTCTACTTCCATCAAGGACGCGATAagtttattgacattattaaATGTAGGTATTTAATCAACAACTATGTGtctaaaacaaattgtttcgGTAATTTTTTGTACTAATGTCGACCTAagttaagtaaaatttttaaaatagttttaaaTCATTCTAGCTTCATTTACGATCTAAAATGATACAATCCCTGTATTATGTAATTTAATGATAATTTATATGTCTCAAATATTCTTGACCTCCTGTTTGTTATCATATAAAGAAttcttacattaaaaaatctttcatgtaaagaaataataacattCTCTTGTCTGTACTAGATATGTTATCCTTTTTGTtgcctgttttttttttataaataattttttcttcaaacgtccgtaaaatatgacattgcattgctgcattgataatgctgaagtgtcacttcattgtcacagcatctaacgagctgacgatcggcagataaagttattatctctgctgaggagcgtccgtaaagttattatctccgctgagggcgtccgtgaagttgttatctccgctgatgagcggctgtaaagttaactagctaaatcatttgaaattcctacctggtttcttaacatgtcttaaataatttgttatgaaggtttgaagaaaaaatagtatatgttattcacTGTTattcactgcgttcggcagccaatctaccagccgcagcacataaaacttcatttttgctcctcataacataatatactatctTCTAAAAATCACTTAATGTTAAACtaacaataaaaacaacaaacaaatatctgatttaaaccactatttgtttcctagatatttaagatattttcaaaacctacgtgctaaaaaatcaaaaccaattttataagtttaacattatttaattctaaaaatgttcaaaatggctaCCGTTTGTTTattggcaaattgcaaatcgatagtaacctgcatcccttacgttttgtaacatttccgaTGTGATTTGGCTAACTTCATGCCTAAAACCGAAGAATATTGAGAACCTTAAGAAACGTATTAGGCATGAACCATAAAATTAGCcaaatcacaccggaaatgttacaaaacctaagggatgcatgttactatcgatttgtAATTTGCCAAGAGAGAAACGgtgcccattttgaacatttgttgcattaaatagtGTTGAACTTATagaattgatttttattttttagcacgcaagctttgaaaatattcaagaaacaaatagtgcgttaTATTACTTACAAATTggcctttcaaacgaggtgtcacttgatATACCCttacgtttgaaaaaaaaaaagttggggatggttgcgcacttccgggaGCAGATATACAAAAACCATATACgtcaaaatgtgggcaaggaaaaataaaaattgacctgtttcggtattttttacaaaaatcgcctatttacaagttatgaattttattccagttaaagttttcaccctgtatactggTCGGTGAAAATTGGTATTCCCACTATTGGAACAGCAtggtacagttaatttcaaaattatagaatacacctaattttctacagtgtgaaatgcacttacattttttgtcaatgatcaatgtcaattttgacaaacaaaatgtctaatctaaccgaaaacgcgaaagtgctcattctttctaaattagaagaagggtggtcgatcTGGAGGGTAGCCCAGCATTATTATAACATCGCACAGAggataaaacaaacaatattatggtgttctaaaatatcagcgacgttttatgttgtcaaacttatatacctaacctatataaaaaatatgacgttcaaatttcaaaaaggcatctttacatgtggaaaaaactgtaataaatagACTTCTTGATATTtcaggtgtactctataatttcgaaattaactgtacatactCTCCATGGTACTCAACAAACCTCCATGAGAAATAAATGCTTTAACATTTGGATGCGCTAAAATTCTTTTCTCTTAATAAACATAACCACAGCAGAAAGGTATAGCTAAAACATCTGATatataaggcattcacgatctttttgggaccgagttggctatgaccatatagtgattttgttggcagtacctcagtaataactaaattccctaaaggaaattgacactttttgtgttaggttaggttgttttcagtttagggttatattttctgaataggtacattgttgccggaacTCTTAAATCTGatctgtcctttttaaattaaattaaatcgtttaatagaaattttttatcgtataaaattattttggcaattttgactgttcctttgacggaaatttaaattatttttacatacttcatttagtttcttacgaatattaaaataataaatctggcaatccggtggcaagaaaatgtcgaacagacactgacagaaaaaaaaaaattgcatccgttgcatcactgagtcagttagtccaacatgaaaagaaaaaatcatagccaactcggtcccaaaaagatcgtgaatgcctaataggtatccatttcataattttaagaTTTTTCGGTCGTCCTGGTAACTTATCATCTTCCTATTTCCACAATATAATATTTTCCTTTAATTTGGCAAAGGTTTTTATTAAGACGGCATTTCGTTTAGACTCCGGTAAATCAGCACTTTGTAAGAAGAACCCTTAGAAAAAAACTATAACTCCATTTGTAGATCCGtcgaaaaatttttgcaaatgatCTGGTAGTTTCTTTGGTTCTTCAATATGGAAACCACCGATTTCTATCGTATTTGGGACTTGGGGAATAGCTTCGTAGGAGCTAACGTGAGAATTGATTAAAAGAAAGGAAGTTAAAATGAGAAGAGAGAAGGTCagtttgaaaaagtgatgCCACCCGCCAAATTGTGGAGGTTGCTAAACAAGGGTGGGGATGTTACCAGTGGCGTATCGTCCACTGTAAAAGACGGGGCGCGCACAGATGcatttattgtgatttgtAAAGCACCACGCCTTTAACGTTTAATGTCCGACTAGTTTCGTGTGTTTTTGGATTGACAatgatttgattaatttatacCAATCAGTCAAAATTTGGTCGTAACTAACCAACAAAAACCTTATCTTATAACGCCCTAGAGCCTGTTATTTGAAGATAATGCCCTAGGggattatttctctaataacGTATCAGAAAATTGTCATTACCGTTCAATAACAATACAGTCGGacattaaatcttttttttttcattatatcattataaaaaactttaaatcatatgaaaattttacatttttttataaacaattaataatgaataggatttttttaaaattatacataTATGAATGATATAgaattaatatacagggtctatcagaactggcggaccaaaataatacggtgaaatcaTCATCTTCGGGGAGTTTGTGGGTGTCGGGAAATTAATACTGTCAAAGTGACACTCGTTGTTACCGTTCGTGTTAAAAATCGATCATCTCAGAGCTCTCGTGGAATTACAACCGATAATTACTGTCCGTCTTATTGATTACATCATTTTTGTTGATTGTCTTATTGTCTTGTAATTAAGAGGTGCATTTTGAGAATGGTAGGGGCTAATTAATGTGACTTGATTGGCAActtctttcatcaaaaattCGGCTAGGATATACTGGTTGTACCCAGGGGCAGGTAATACATCTACTCGTAAAATGTTTGCACATATTCCTTGTAAGAGTAGAGTAAAGCCGGCTTGAGATATGACATTTGATGGGGG encodes:
- the LOC138125213 gene encoding UDP-glucosyltransferase 2-like, coding for MKLVVFIANLLLVQVKCANILGVFPAPGYSQYILAEVLMKEIANRGHQVTVISPNAPNNPSSNYKIINPNDVTEDSDGINFFELDKANLFTNIMATYVFGNAITESILKNKAVQELLHSDEQFDLVIVEQFFNDAMKGFAAHFNAPLVLFSSMGITEWNKHFMGNPVLPSINAVCYTSYTNQMKFFQRIRNLVGTVFDYFYRNLVYYPLQKQYLEEYFPKPINFDQIINNASLMLLNSHVTTSENALLPYNMVEIGGFHVIQNPLDKDIQQYLDNANRGAILFSLGSNLRSSDLSSETVQGIFNAFARIEQKVLWKFEADLPNKPDNVYISKWFKQRDILAHPNVKLFITHGGLLSTTEAIFSGVPMVGIPVFADQKMNMARANSIGIANVLSLQDLVEGKIFDAINETINDPRFSKNAKKMSTLMRDRAMKPLDLAMYWIEHTIRHKGIRFEAPSLKLYWFEVYMLDIVCFIIVNFIILYSLTKCTFKFVKYYKCNHCQKKHDAMKSRKKQQ